In the genome of Dromiciops gliroides isolate mDroGli1 chromosome 1, mDroGli1.pri, whole genome shotgun sequence, the window TATTTGTAAACAAATTATGTAATCAGTTCTACttgtagggggtgggaagggagactGGCATCCCTCAGCTGGGCTCTTCACTAgtattcttccccttcctctgcctctgcctccacCGAGTCGACGCCCACCTCTTCATAGTCTTTCTCCAGAGCAGCCAGATCCTCCCGGGCCTCTGAGAATTCACCTTCCTCCATGCCCTCCCCCACGTACCAGTGGACAAAGGCTCGCTTGGCGTACATCAGGTCAAACTTGTGGTCCAGCCTTGCCCAGGCCTCTGCAATCGCCGTGGTGTTACTCAGCATGCACACGGCCCGCTGCACCTTGGCCAGATCACCACCTGGCACCACGGTGGGAGGCTGGTAGTTGATGCCCACCtgtcaaggagagggagagatccTGTGCATTGTACACTATCCCCGGGGCCCTCCGTATTCTCCTGACCCTTACCATTAAAACCCTctctaaaaggggcagctaggtggcgcagtggatagagcaccggccctggattcaggaggacctgagttcaaatccgacctcagacacttgacacttactagctgtgtgtgaccctaggcaagtcacttaacccccactgcctcaccaaaaattaattaattaaaaaaagaaaaaacaaaaaacaaccctctcTAGAGGGTGTCACAACCCTGCAAAACTGCCCCTGAAAGACCTTCCGTTCCCAGCTTCACAGActaatccaggctggtgctttaacctcCTACTATCACCACAGACAGTAAAAATACACTATTAACTCTACCCAGTAATTCTGTGTCAATTCCCTTGGAGTTTTCACAAACCCAAGTGCCAATGCTGCCAAGGCTCAGGGTGACTCATTAGGCTAATGGCCAGGACAGCAAAGGCAGACTCGAGTCCGGGAGCTGTGGGTGCTGGGCATGTCTTTCTAGGGGCAGGCAGGGGTGGTGGCGCTGACCACAAGCCTGTCCTGTGGAGGAGCACAATGGAAGCAAACTCAACCTGAGAAAACACAGACTCCTCCCAagaacccctccctcccccactgacGCTGTGCCTTTGTGGCTGCTGCTTCCTAGGCCTTCCCCTGAACTCTGCCAAGTGACCCCCCCCCAATCCTTGCAGATTCAGCTCAAGagcctcttccaggaagccctcCCTGACCTTATCGAGCAGGACCCGATCCATGCACCTCACAACACTCACTCTCACAGCACCCTGGGCTCTCCTCCAGTTGTTTCACATTTATAAACATCTCTTATCTTTAGGGACATGGCACCGTGACAAGAGCCAAGCAGGAAGAGCCTCTGGCACATGCGCTATCACGCCCAGGGTCCCAAGGAGCCAATGCACGTCCTGCCCGATGTGTGTGTGGTTGAACAAGTGTCCTTACAGGCTCTCATAGAGCGTTTCCCTAAATCTACTGCTTCGTGCCATTGAAACATGACCCCAGGGCCCCAGATTACCTTGAATCCAGTGGGGCACCAATCCACAAACTGAATCGTACGCTTCGTTTTGATGGTGGCGATGGCGGCGTTCACGTCTTTGGGGACCACGTCCCCTCGGTACAACATACAACAGGCCATGTACTTGCCGTGGCGGGGGTCACACTTGACCATCTGGTTGGCGGGCTCGAAGCAGGCGTTGGTGATCTCCGCCACAGACAGCTGCTCGTGATACGCCTTCTCGGCCGATATGACGGGAGCGTAGGTAGCCAGGGGAAAGTGGATACGGGGATAGGGCACCAGGTTGGTCTGGAATTCTGTCAGGTCGACATTCAGGGCCCCGTCAAAGCGCAAGGAAGCCGTGATGGAGGAGACGATCTGCCCAATCAGACGATTCAGGTTGGTGTAAGTGGGCCGTTCGATATCCAGGTTACGCCGACATATGTCATATATGGCTTCGTTGTCGACCATGAAGGCACAGTCGGAGTGTTCCAGGGTCGTGTGAGTGGTGAGGATGGAGTTGTAGGGCTCCACGACCGCCGTGGAAACCTGGGGCGCTGGGTAAATGGCAAATTCGAGCTTGGACTTCTTGCCATAATCAACGGAGAGCCTTTCCATGAGCAGAGAGGCAAAGCCAGAGCCGGTGCCTCCCCCAAAGCTATGGAAGATGAGGAAGCCCTGCAGCCCAGTGCACAGATCCGCCTGAGGGGGAGAAAGCCTGTCAGTCACCAGAGTGGGGACAGCCGGGCACGCAGCCTCCCTGGGAGGCCATGCCCCACACCTTCCCACCCACCGGCTTTTCTTATGCTGACCAGCCCCAAATCCTGGTCCTCTCAGACCACCACGCATGGCGCTTTGTAACACCAGGTAACATCTTATTTCGATGGGGCTCTAAGTACAACACTTAATGTAGAGAATCCAATTATTCTCTTGTGAAAGGACCTGGTCCTGAGTCCTGGGCTTACCCCAGGGCAGAGAAGCTGCtccatgttggggggggggggcggcgggagGAGAGGCACTCCATGACTGGATCACTGTCACCCAGCTGGCAAAGGGGGTTCAAGTCCCGGCCCACCAGTTCTGTGTGGCAGCATCACACCCTGACCTTCCAGGGGACCGCCTGGACCAGCCCCTCTgacagtgtctgccctcaagtTCTTTCCTCTGAAGGGCCTGTGATCTCCCGGGATGGCAGCCAGAACGTTTGTGCTTAATCAATGTCAATCATGCTCACTTATAACTTGCTGTTTTGCTGCCTGGAGGGGCATCATTAAACTAATTCTGCTGCTGCTCAGTTCCAACTTGGTCTCCTGCCACCCTCCCTGGAACTGCCCAACCAGCTCCCCCAACCTCGGCTTCTCCAGTCCCTGTGCCTCTGaactagctgccctgccccccatccAGTCTCTGTGGTTCTTCAAGGCTCACTTCCTCTGGGAAGcctccctcatccctccccaTATTCAGGTCCTGCTGCTGCACCCCTCATAAAAGGCTGGGGGTTCTGGCCTTGTCTCTGGGTTCCCAGAGCCCAACATCTCATGCAGATCAGATAGGTGTGGATTCAGGGGCACTGAGGTGGCGCAGTGAGaccacaccagccctggaggccgGACGACCAGGGTTCAAACCTCAACacaactggctgtgtgaccctggacaagtcactttggcCTGATTGCCTCACCTTTAAAGAAGAGCATGGAATTCACCTCAACAGCTCATGTTCAAGGGGGGGTCCaaaagctatctatctatctttttgttTCTGCCTCATTTCCCTGGGGCCCACAGAGAGTGGGTGGCCAGCCCTGCATTTCTCTTGGCTTAACGGGTCACTTTTGCCAAAAAACCTGAAGAATCATGGAACCAAGAATCCCCAAATCAGATCAAAagtaagcttcttgggggcagctaggtggtgcagtggataaagcaccggccctggattcaggagtacctgagtttaaatccggtctcagacacttggcacttactagctgtgtgaccctgggcaagtcacttaacccccattgccccacaaaaaaaaccccaaaacaaacaaaaagtaagctGCCTGAGAGTAGGACTATCCCATGGATGGTACAAAGCCTGATGCACAGAAAGGGGCACTTCTGGGAAAGCCTTTACCTCTGCCCAAAGTTTTGTGAAGCCTCCTCTCACCCTGGAAAATTGTCTTCCCACTTGTTCATGGCAACGACCAGAGTCCTATTCACTCGCTTTTTGTCGCTGGGCTCTTACCAGTTTGCGAATCCGATCCAGGACCAGATCCACAATCTCCTTGCCGATGGTATAATGGCCTCGGGCATAATTGTTGGCTGCATCCTCCTTTCCAGTTATCAGCTGCTCCGGATGGAAAAGCTGCCTGTATGTGCCTGTCCGGACTTCATCTATGACAAAAGTGAGTTTGGGGCTGGTTATTTCGCTTAGCGTATTATGTTAATTGGGCAAATTCAGGGACCATCATGAATCCTGTAAAGAAGGAACTACTTCCCAAAGCCAGATGATAAAAGACTTAAATGGAACAGGGGCTCTAAGCACTACAAATCCGCTTACAATTCTTAaggattaaaatgaatttttaaaatgagcagaGCAACATGCACCACAATGTAATTACAGCCGGCCCTCAATTATCTgaaaggttgtcatgtggaagaggaggATTAGCAGAAGAACTAGGACCCATGGGTATTAGCTATTGGGAGGCAGATTTGGGCTCCACTTAAGCAAACTTCTTAACATTTCTTACTTTTTCCCAGCGAAACAAAGCACGCTCTGTGAATGAGCTAGTTTCTTATCACTAAAGGTTTTTAGGAATGTGCTAGAAGCCAAGTCTTTCTGCGGACAATGCTCCAAGCTATGGCTGGACTAAGTGGCCCGGGATCCTTCCTTGTCGCTGGGCTAATGCTGAGGGGCAGCGTGGTAAGCACACTTCAGTGCATCTGACAGGAGCAGGACCCCAAACCACACTGATCCAAGAGGTCGAGATGTGGTCAGTGAAGCCCACGATGAGGCATTTCTGTGCTAATTTCATCCTCTCTCTACAAACTGCAGCCCCGTATTCAATTCCAAGGACACTTTGGGTGTGCTGCCCACCCCAAGCTTTAAAGTGAGCTTTTTGTAAGGCAAAGAGGAGAGCAGGGAGTGAATGTACGTTCACCTCTGCACCACAGGGGAGCTATGGGAACTTTGGGAAGGACAGAACCAACTCCTTCTGTCAATCTGACATTGGTGTGGAGACCCCTCAGGTTGCCCTTCCTCATCACCCACAGGCCTGCCCCACTTCTGACTCGAAGCTAATAACAGTCCAGCTCTCCGTGGTTTTTCTCACCATTCTGGATAAAAACGCCCTCTGCCCTTCACCTGACAGAATACGTACCAACCACTGTTGGCTCCAGGTCCACAAACACAGCTCTGGGCACATGCTTGCCGGCCCCAGTCTCGCTGAAGAATGTGTTAAAGGAATCATCGCCACCACCTATGGTTTTATCGCTTGGCATCTGACCATCAGGCTGAATTCCATGCTCGAGACAATACAATTCCCAGCAGGCATTGCCGATCTGAACCCCTGCCTGTCCAACGTGGATGGAGATGCACTCACgctatgaaaaggaaaacaagcaGTTACTCTTCCAGGACACAGAAAACCCACCGCTTTTGTGTCTGCTGGTTTTAAGTCTCCCTATCCCTTATATCACAATAGGAAGGCAAGGAAAACATTGCTGCCCTCCTTTTACAGacgtggaaactgaggcctaaaaaaGGGATCAGATGGTTTACTTAAAGATGTGTTGAATGGCAGACCAGGGCCAGAAGCCCGCTGCCCCATAACCACACTAGGACAGACCGAGTCTTCTCCCAGGCTGTGACTGGGGCCACCCTGCAGCAATTCTCAGCAGAGCCAggcatttgggggtggggagggtccTCTAGCCCCTTCTGGCTGGAGGGAGCACCTGAAGCTGGTCAGGATGAAGGCTGAGAGGCCTgcagtgggagggggaggggcctgCATCACTCTCCCTCCTACACGACAGGCTTGACACTGACAAGCTAACTGcagggactggggggggggcggggagacgGAGCTTTTCCTCTTCTAAAAGGCCCCTCGTGGTAACAACCTGCGAGGTCATTTGTCTCTAGGACTCTGGCGccaccccctcccctctgcctgcctcggtttccctAACTGTGAAATGAGGGCGTTGAGTAACAAGACGATCCGCAAGCGCTGGGACAGGACCTCGGGGTCTCCGACGGAGGGGAAGGGGTGCCCAGGGCATTCTGGGAACTTCCTGCCCCCCGCCACCCGGGGCTTGCCCACCAGCTCCTCAgctcagtgggggggggggcagagagttgAGGCCCCGGTTCCCGCCCCAGCTCTGTGACCTCGAGCGGGTCCCCACCGCCTTCCCACCCCCCTCGGGAGGAGCCCCCTTCAGGCCTGGGGGCGGGGCAGAGTCGGAGGAAAAGGAGCCTCGAGTCGGCCAAGAAGCGCGCACTTatgaagcacctgctgtgtgcgcGGCTCTGGGCTAAGCCCGGCCGAAAAGCACCTGAGAAGGCAAACTccggccccattttacagacggggACACTGAGGCCGGGCAGGTGGCCCTTGTGCGAGGCTGGGCCCACGGGCTTGGGAGCCGGACCCCGGGGCTTCCGTCCGCCGGGGGGGCTCCGGTGGgctcctgccctcagaggccgtCGTGCCCAACCTCCGCGCTGGCAAATGGCGCCCGGAGGTAGGGGCACCGCGCAGCGATgcgcccctcccccgccccctccgCTCAGGACGACCCCCCCTCGGGGCGGCTCGGGCAGGGGCCAGGGAGGGGTCGGGGAGGAGAGGATGAGGGAAGCGGGTCGGGGCCCAGGGCCCGGGGCCCAGGGTCCGGGGGCGCCCGGCCGCCCCTACCATGATGAGACGCCAACACCCGCACCGCTGCCTTCAACGACCAGCAACCGACTGAGGGCGAGCCGGGTTTCAGGGTGCGCCGCCTGAGGCGTCCCGCCCGCCGATTGGTCGAAGCGCCCGAGAGCCGTCTCCTATTGGCTGAGCCGGGCCGAGGTGCGTGCGCAGGGAGGGAGCCACGAGGCTCGAGGCGCGGGACGCGAGGCGCGAAGTTACTGCGCCTGCGCCCGCGCGGGCGCTCGCGCCCCCACTGCGAGGTTGGAAAGGGCTGGGCGGAAGCTGTGGTTGGGCGTTAGGGAAATGGGTGGGAGTGACCTCTGCGCCTGCGCAAGAGAGCGGTAGCCGAAACCCAAGCCaggcccttccccctcccccaagggccTTGACTTTCTTCCCCTATAAAATGGGTGCAGGATTCCTAGACGGAGCGGCAGGGGTTAGCTCTGCTTCCCGCCCAGCCTAGGGGACCCAGCTTGTCCGTCCTGGGTGGGATCTCCTGGAGGAGACAGGACGTCACCACGTCAACCGGCCCTTCCttcccctgagcctcagtttcctcccctgtaaaatgaggcccGTTCTAGCTCTGCCAGCCCATGATTCCGTTAGCTGGGCATGTCACTGGCCCAGGcccctccctccttgtctccaGGTTTTGGGGGGTAGGTGTTAACCCTTAATCAATGTTGATCAGATCAATTATTAGGAGCCCCTCCCTTGGATAGATGGATGCCCTCTCCAGGGAGGGCAGGGGAGCAGGTAGCTTTGGTCATATCCGTGTGGGTGTGAGGGGCTCTCATAACacccaggagacctgggttcgaatcccactgTGGGCCTGGCCTGTTCAGGGACCTCAGGAAACTGGTCCAGGGTTTTGACTGTGGGTCAGTGACCTTGGTTTTTGAACTATCTGGATATTTCATCTGCTGCCCTGGATTGTCTGAGGGGGCGTGACCCTCAGACAGCCTATGAATCCCATTCTCGCCCaaccttcttttacagatgggtaaactgagccCGAAGGGGCGCCCTGCCTGCATCAGGCTCATGGAACCTGTTTGGAAGGCCAGGGAAGCTGGAGTTTCCCTGGGATTGCCAAGGCCAATTAGTGATCGAGGTAGATCGAGCTCTGGACTGAGcatcaggacctgggttcaatttctgctCTGacacttagctc includes:
- the LOC122734583 gene encoding tubulin alpha-3 chain codes for the protein MRECISIHVGQAGVQIGNACWELYCLEHGIQPDGQMPSDKTIGGGDDSFNTFFSETGAGKHVPRAVFVDLEPTVVDEVRTGTYRQLFHPEQLITGKEDAANNYARGHYTIGKEIVDLVLDRIRKLADLCTGLQGFLIFHSFGGGTGSGFASLLMERLSVDYGKKSKLEFAIYPAPQVSTAVVEPYNSILTTHTTLEHSDCAFMVDNEAIYDICRRNLDIERPTYTNLNRLIGQIVSSITASLRFDGALNVDLTEFQTNLVPYPRIHFPLATYAPVISAEKAYHEQLSVAEITNACFEPANQMVKCDPRHGKYMACCMLYRGDVVPKDVNAAIATIKTKRTIQFVDWCPTGFKVGINYQPPTVVPGGDLAKVQRAVCMLSNTTAIAEAWARLDHKFDLMYAKRAFVHWYVGEGMEEGEFSEAREDLAALEKDYEEVGVDSVEAEAEEGEEY